One genomic segment of Microbacterium sp. ProA8 includes these proteins:
- a CDS encoding VOC family protein, with protein sequence MAVRSLFPILLARDLPRLVRFYESALGATVAYRFGSGDEDDYVSLQIGEVALGIGRDPDALPLSVGDRAALWFYVDDVDATYASWLDAGGRAEQPPADMPWGERVAQVRDPGGTLVNLGAEAPAVEPA encoded by the coding sequence ATGGCGGTCCGGAGCCTGTTCCCGATCCTGCTGGCGCGAGATCTTCCGCGGCTCGTGCGCTTCTACGAGAGCGCGCTCGGCGCGACGGTGGCGTACCGGTTCGGCAGCGGCGACGAGGACGATTACGTCTCGCTGCAGATCGGCGAGGTCGCGCTCGGCATCGGTCGCGACCCCGACGCGCTCCCGCTCTCGGTGGGCGACCGGGCCGCGCTCTGGTTCTACGTCGACGATGTGGATGCGACGTACGCGTCGTGGCTGGATGCCGGCGGCCGGGCCGAGCAGCCGCCCGCCGACATGCCGTGGGGCGAGCGGGTCGCCCAGGTGCGCGACCCCGGCGGCACGCTGGTCAATCTCGGGGCCGAAGCGCCCGCCGTCGAGCCCGCCTGA
- a CDS encoding NAD(P)-dependent oxidoreductase codes for MTNPSTSDTSLAGKTILMSGGSRGIGLAIALRAARDGANIALLAKTDTPHPKLEGTVHSAAEQIRAAGGNALPIVGDVRNDDDVTEAVLKTQGEFGGIDIVVNNASVIDLSRSLELDAKKYDLMQDVNVRGTFMLSRAAIPILKDAANPHILSLSPPLNLSPKWLGGHTGYTLAKYGMTMATLGLAAEFAEAGIAANTLWPRTTIATAAVQFALGGDRMMKVSRTPEIYADAAYEVVTRPAREYTGQTLIVEDVLEAAGVTDFSGYAAVPGTPDSALFPDIFLD; via the coding sequence GTGACCAACCCCTCGACGAGCGACACGTCGCTGGCCGGAAAGACCATCCTGATGTCGGGCGGCAGCCGCGGCATCGGCCTCGCGATCGCGCTGCGCGCGGCCCGCGACGGCGCCAACATCGCGCTGCTGGCGAAGACCGACACGCCCCACCCGAAGCTCGAGGGCACGGTGCACTCGGCGGCCGAGCAGATCCGCGCCGCCGGCGGGAACGCCCTGCCCATCGTGGGCGACGTGCGCAACGACGACGACGTCACCGAGGCCGTGCTCAAGACGCAGGGCGAGTTCGGCGGCATCGACATCGTCGTCAACAACGCCTCGGTGATCGACCTGTCGCGCTCGCTCGAGCTCGATGCCAAGAAGTACGACCTGATGCAGGACGTCAACGTGCGCGGCACGTTCATGCTCTCGCGTGCCGCGATCCCGATTCTGAAGGATGCCGCCAACCCGCACATCCTCTCGCTCTCGCCGCCCCTCAACCTCTCGCCGAAGTGGCTGGGCGGCCACACCGGCTACACGCTCGCGAAGTACGGCATGACGATGGCGACGCTGGGACTCGCGGCGGAGTTCGCCGAGGCCGGCATCGCCGCCAACACGCTGTGGCCGCGCACGACGATCGCCACCGCTGCGGTGCAGTTCGCGCTCGGCGGCGACCGCATGATGAAGGTCAGCCGCACGCCCGAGATCTACGCCGACGCCGCATACGAGGTCGTCACCCGGCCGGCACGCGAGTACACGGGGCAGACGCTCATCGTGGAGGACGTCCTCGAGGCAGCCGGTGTGACCGACTTCTCGGGCTACGCGGCGGTTCCGGGAACGCCCGACTCGGCGCTGTTCCCCGACATCTTCCTCGACTGA